A section of the Rhipicephalus sanguineus isolate Rsan-2018 chromosome 11, BIME_Rsan_1.4, whole genome shotgun sequence genome encodes:
- the LOC125760354 gene encoding uncharacterized protein LOC125760354 yields MGVHNTWEELVEAHNVNQLERLKLTNTGRALLQDLGYQVEDGMHVPQRIPHEIRNNLHISNIPRNMHPEYDKGRRHARIQLLKETLKRTNSNEEDVRYTDAAAYITNDRFAISVVDENGQELTATSIRAKDASTAEELGIALAIATCKKTRATVITDSQEACRRYMNGRIGKAALHVLKSTKVEETTILWTPGHESLAGNQAAHAAARDHARRAISDTQRTRTDGCHNEDERIPKKYSDILAHYRKQRKRYPPAHKSLSREQAVTWRRLQAGTYPHGTLMHAMYPGTYRRDCKFCPPDTRNTLRHMVLDCSNNPDVPPSSPPSGNAEEGADTEKELEDQWEALLVTQDPDNQLRLVNRARAAAASHGYLD; encoded by the coding sequence ATGGGAGTGCACAACACATGGGAAGAGCTCGTGGAAGCGCACAATGTCAACCAGCTGGAGAGATTGAAGCTGACGAATACGGGTAGAGCCCTACTTCAAGATCTAGGTTATCAAGTCGAAGATGGCATGCACGTTCCTCAGCGTATCCCGCACGAGATCAGAAACAACCTACACATAAGCAATATACCAAGAAACATGCACCCTGAGTACGACAAGGGAAGAAGACACGCTAGAATACAACTGCTAAAGGAAACACTAAAACGCACCAACAGCAATGAAGAAGACGTGAGGTACACGGACGCAGCGGCTTACATTACAAATGACCGTTTTGCAATCAGCGTGGTCGACGAAAACGGTCAAGAACTGACAGCAACATCCATACGTGCCAAGGATGCAAGCACAGCGGAAGAGTTGGGCATAGCCCTAGCCATCGCTACATGCAAGAAGACGCGGGCTACCGTGAtcacggattcgcaagaagcgtgcagaaggtacatgaacggaaggatcggaaaggcagcactccatgtattaaagagcacgaaggtggaagaaaccaccatcctctggacaccgggacacgagtctctcgcggggaaccaggcggcgcacgctgcggctcgagatcatgcacgccgagccatctccgacacgcagagaacacgtaccgatggctgtcacaacgaggatgaacgcataccgaagaagtattcagacattttggcgcattacaggaagcagaggaagcggtaCCCACCGGCACACAAGAGTCTGAGTAGAGAGCAAGCGGTAACCTGGAGAAGACTCCAGGCCGGAACTTACCCGCACGGAACAttgatgcacgcaatgtatccagggacttacaggcgggactgcaagttttgcccaccggacacgcgcaacaccctgcgccacatggtgctggactgctcgaacaatccagacgtaccaccgtcatcacccccaagcggaaacgcagaggaaggagcagacacagagaaagaattagaagaccagtgggaggctctgctggtgacgcaagaccctgacaaccagctacgattggtgaacagggctcgggcggcggcagcgagccatggctacctggactga